The proteins below come from a single Actinomycetota bacterium genomic window:
- a CDS encoding TetR family transcriptional regulator: MSRSTSGSIVRATTSGMTVFQFTAARRYGAVYQALRTASVGMPAPIRCHSRPSSAIIEPAATRSRSVGCLSAGGASGPESVSPTISTAPASRSRSVRAQWTTTVVHCVHGAGLVAACRLQKAWSASERVAVNAHSSASRRSSWPPCPPSQLDGRISNCRTASSASGCPATVPNGAPSASRPRRSGSAGPPATGRNPAPVSAATVTAARHRRTSSDGIASGRTSRRGVVATPGVDVRVATGPPRRQVPDSARSGTVDVPPVGGGSLRRLVGIVSALPAPVSRPGARPRPGRCRMRPEALANRDRILTIARADFRDRGVQISLEDLAARAGVGIGTLYRRFPTRADLVAACYEPAIAAMADAAQAAAAEPDPWQGLASYISLVCQMQRDDRGLRDVFRMSFEHASGLDEARSRSTEAFLQLVGRAQADGSLRRDFVLQDLELLLVSNAAVVDRAAPDDAAAASGRLVALMLQAFRAGSHPPLPDPPRQRVLRRSS; the protein is encoded by the coding sequence ATGAGCCGCAGCACGTCGGGATCGATCGTCCGCGCGACGACCTCGGGAATGACGGTGTTCCAGTTCACCGCGGCTCGCAGGTACGGCGCGGTGTACCAGGCGCTGAGGACCGCATCGGTGGGCATGCCGGCGCCGATCCGGTGCCACAGTCGGCCGTCGAGCGCGATCATCGAACCGGCGGCCACGCGTAGCCGCTCGGTGGGTTGCTTGTCTGCCGGTGGCGCGTCGGGCCCCGAATCGGTGTCGCCGACGATCTCGACCGCGCCGGCGTCGAGGTCCAGGTCGGTCAGGGCCCAGTGGACGACGACGGTGGTGCACTGCGTCCACGGTGCCGGATTGGTCGCGGCCTGCAGGCTCCAGAAGGCCTGGTCGGCGTCGGAACGCGTGGCGGTGAACGCGCACAGCTCGGCCAGCCGCAGGTCGTCGTGGCCGCCGTGTCCGCCGTCCCAGCTCGATGGCCGGATCAGTAACTGCCGCACCGCATCCAGCGCGAGCGGATGTCCAGCCACTGTGCCGAACGGCGCTCCCAGCGCCAGCAGGCCGCGCAGGTCCGGTTCGGCCGGCCCACCGGCCACGGGACGAAATCCCGCGCCGGTGTCGGCAGCGACCGTGACCGCGGCGCGCCACCGCCGTACCTCGTCCGACGGGATCGCGTCAGGCAGGACGAGCCGTCGCGGGGTCGTCGCGACGCCGGGCGTGGACGTGAGGGTGGCCACGGGTCCTCCTCGCAGGCAGGTCCCGGACTCGGCGAGGTCGGGAACGGTTGACGTCCCCCCGGTCGGCGGAGGCAGCCTCCGGCGACTGGTTGGTATTGTGTCCGCCCTGCCGGCCCCGGTGTCAAGACCTGGGGCCCGCCCACGTCCCGGAAGGTGCCGGATGCGGCCAGAGGCGCTCGCCAATCGTGACCGCATTCTCACGATCGCCCGAGCGGACTTCCGCGACCGTGGCGTACAGATCTCCCTGGAGGACCTCGCGGCGCGTGCCGGTGTCGGGATCGGGACGCTCTACCGGCGGTTTCCCACCCGGGCCGATCTGGTCGCCGCCTGCTACGAACCGGCGATCGCGGCCATGGCCGATGCCGCGCAAGCCGCTGCGGCCGAGCCGGATCCCTGGCAGGGACTTGCCTCGTACATCAGCCTGGTCTGTCAGATGCAGCGCGATGATCGCGGGTTGCGCGACGTATTCCGGATGTCCTTCGAACACGCGAGCGGACTGGACGAGGCCCGGTCCCGATCGACCGAGGCGTTCCTGCAGCTCGTCGGCAGGGCGCAGGCCGACGGATCGCTGCGACGCGACTTCGTGCTGCAGGACCTCGAACTGCTGCTGGTCAGCAATGCCGCCGTGGTCGACAGGGCAGCGCCGGATGACGCTGCCGCCGCTTCGGGCCGACTGGTTGCCCTGATGCTGCAGGCATTTCGTGCCGGCAGCCATCCGCCGCTACCCGATCCGCCGCGGCAGCGGGTACTGCGGCGTAGCTCCTGA